Proteins encoded within one genomic window of Vanrija pseudolonga chromosome 3, complete sequence:
- the TL1 gene encoding Thaumatin-like protein 1, whose amino-acid sequence MAPLLALLALLPALASAQHARTFTVRNSCSQTLWPSFAGSAKLDQPSIWELGAGQTTVFNVPDNYPGMRLWARTGCVASASSSNGLKCTSGDDLPSTLAEFTLSTTGSWTLDFYDISLVDGFNVPIAITPSRTDCHAPKCAANINAICPPQMRSHVDSDGVNHACAGACLSGFGDELWGNRDCCTGAYGADAALCGISGVDFYHVFKDNCPDSYAYAYDEQSGAALYACDTKQGAPDYDIEFCPGNADFTGVVNAPLKYANDFASVHNKATTWSQSFTIRPSPTLPAGVSAPTAAATTAAASSSAVATPSAVPVPSAAPTSDAAASTAAAAPSEIASSAVSDASPAVPTSVVVVPTAAPSDVPVSAPAAPAASDAASPASVIIGTPVASDAPSVRVSSAAASAADSDAPAATSDSPVAAVSDAPAAASGSPVVTASDAPAIASEAPVVAASGAAATAASDTPVVAASDSPVLAAASGSPAAAAASVIAGATTASAAGGVAAPAQSKPATSHAHKHHKCHSRPARLTARAKF is encoded by the coding sequence cctcctccccgcgctcgcgagcgcgcagcACGCGCGAACCTTCACGGTCCGCAACTCGTGCTCGCAGACCCTCTGGCCGTCGTTTGCCGGctcggccaagctcgaccagcCCAGCATCtgggagctcggcgcgggccaGACGACAGTCTTCAACGTGCCCGACAACTATCCCGGCATGCGCCTCTGGGCGCGCACGGGCTGcgtggcgtcggcctcgtcgtccaatGGGCTCAAGTGTACCTCTGGTGACGACCTTCCCTCGACCCTGGCCGAGTTCACCCTCTCCACGACGGGCAGCTGGACGCTCGACTTCTACGATATTTCGCTTGTCGACGGCTTCAACGTCCCCATCGCCATCACGCCGTCACGTACCGACTGCCACGCGCCGAAATGCGCCGCCAACATCAATGCCATCTGCCCGCCCCAGATGCGCTCCCacgtcgacagcgacggcgtcaaCCACGCCTGTGCCGGCGCCTGTCTGTCCGGCTTTGGCGACGAGCTCTGGGGTAACCGCGACTGCTGTACCGGTGCCtatggcgccgacgccgccctctGCGGCATCTCCGGTGTCGACTTTTACCACGTCTTCAAGGACAACTGTCCCGACTCGTACGCGTACGCCTATGATGAGCAGTCTGGTGCTGCCCTCTACGCATGCGACACGAAGCAGGGTGCGCCAGACTACGACATCGAGTTCTGCCCCGGCAATGCCGACTTCACCGGTGTCGTCAACGCTCCCCTCAAGTATGCCAACGACTTCGCCAGCGTCCACAACAAGGCTACCACCTGGAGCCAGTCGTTCACTATCCGTCCCAGTCCTACCCTCCCGGCCGGCGTGAGCGCTccgactgccgccgccaccacggccgccgctagctcgagcgccgtcgcTACCCCTTCGGCTGTCCCCGTGCCCAGCGCTGCGCCTACATCGgacgctgccgcctcgaccgctgccgctgctccttCGGAGATCGCTTCATCGGCCGTCTCTGATGCCTCTCCTGCTGTCCCCAcgtctgtcgtcgtcgtccccacCGCTGCTCCTTCCGACGTCCCTGTCTCCGCccctgctgcccccgccgcctcggacgccgcgTCTCCCGCCAGCGTCATTATTGGCACCCCCGTCGCTTCTGATGCTCCCTCTGTCCGTGTCTCGTCGGCCGCTGCTTCCGCCGCCGATTCTGACGCCCCTGCCGCTACCTCCGACTCCCCTGTCGCCGCTGTTTCTGATGCTCCTGCGGctgcctcgggctcgccTGTCGTCACTGCGTCGGACGCCCCTGCGATTGCCTCTGAAGCTccggtcgtcgccgcctccggcgccgctgccactgctgccTCGGACACCCCCGTCGTTGCTGCCTCGGACTcgcccgtcctcgccgccgcctctggctcgcccgctgccgctgctgcctcggTCATTGCTGGCGCTACTACCGCTTCTGCCGCTGGCGGTGTCGCTGCCCCGGCGCAGAGCAAGCCCGCCACCAGCCACGCTCACAAGCACCACAAGTGCCACTCGCGTCCCGCCCGTCTTACGGCCCGGGCCAAGTTCTAA